Genomic window (Daucus carota subsp. sativus chromosome 5, DH1 v3.0, whole genome shotgun sequence):
ATGTAACTTTTTGATTCTATGTTTGTGTTATAGTGATTGTAGCCTTTTATTACATAGTCATTGTAACCTCTAGTGGGACTAGGTTGAATGGGGGCGAGAGTGTCCCTAGGGGCATGATGACTCTTAGGGGACGGGTGATGACTTCTAGGGCGGGGGGATGATGACTTTTACAGGGCGGGTGATGACTTCTAGGGGGGTATGACTTTTACAGGGCGGGTGATGACTTCTAGGGGGGATGATGACTTTTACAGGGCGGGTGAAGACTTCTAAGGGGTTAactaatttagtttttattttttggttttTGTTCCAGTTGTTTATAGTGGTTCTATACACATTGAAGAAGTTGAAATCTGTTCTGGATGAGTTTATAAAGGAATTTTGTAATGATTTGTAAAATACCCTGCTTCTTGTGCAATACCAATTTGTTTAAAAACAACATGATATTGTGCTCTGTCCGTTTTAGTTGATTGtagaattatatattatagtgaTTCTGATAAGAAACTACTATATATTAAAGTCCTGTGATCCTTTTTTTAACTTAGCCATGTATAATAGTGATTGTAGGCTTCCCATGGTCAGCTCCAATCAATGATGAAGATGTAAGAATTACTCCAACTTTTATACTTTTATTATCCTAGTCAATAAAGAAAGTTGTCtaataatagtatatttgtaCTTAATACTGTAGCATGGCCAACAAAATCACATTATCAGACTCCGAGTCAAATATAACAATGTGATTTTATCATCATCACTGAATCAGAGGAGATCAGAAATCATAAAAGtggggaaaaaaatatatattgatatggcGTCAAAGAAACTGATCAATTTTTCCATCCAATCTGCACAAGCGTCTCAAGAAGAAGACATAGCAGCAACTACTTAACCAAAGCCTGCTAAGAAGAAGATAGTCAGATTTGCAAAAAACCTCACCAGCAATTTTAATGAAGTCCAGAATGACAACCAATGATTGTTTCAGAAACTAATGATTGTTTCAGCAACTACTTTTGATGAAAATTCACAACGACCACTCGACAAGCAATGATTGTTTAAAGAACTAATTAGCTTATTTTTGTGAATACTTTTGTGTCGATTATTACTAAAATCCACAATGTGGAAAATTATCTATGGCATTCTAGCTTGGttattgaatttttcatgatgctATTGTCCAATGATTTTAAAATGTTATACAAGTATCAATCTTACTTTTTACTTCTTTAGATCtagcaaattttaattcagtaaTATGAGTAATTTAACTTATGCTACTAACACgttctaaaattatattatgtgctTCAAATTTTACTATAATATGTACAAAATCCCAATTCATTGAACTGCAAAATACAAACTAACTACTAAAAAACATAACTACTATTGTCAAAACACGACTAAACTTTAGTGATTGGGACTCACATTCTAGTGATTACAACATCACATTTTAGTAGTTGGCCCATATGAATTTAGTGATTCCAGAAAACATTTACTATATAATCCATAATATTCTCATTCATATGAATATCAATTCTCAAACACTAAAGTAATATCAAGTTCATACTAAACTACTGTACATTATAAACATAATATGACCACTTTTCCAACAAACTTCTCTTCAATATGCGATTTCATCAATCCgtgctttcttcttcttcttatcaCATGTCCTAGAGTCATGAGTAGTTGCACCACACCCTCTGCATTTtcgtactcttttttttttggctttcATAACTGCCTTTTCTTTTTCACTTATTCTTGCAAATATTTGGTGCAAGAATGATGATATCCCCTGAAGGTTGCTCACCAATCACAGCTGCCATGTAATCCTTTTTCGTAAAATTCATGCCATTATTGTCAAGATCAGAACTAAGCCGAGTCACAACTAGAACCTGCATCCACATATGAATAACCATTAAAAGCAAAAACTACAAACACTACTAATCAACTGCATAACAATTAACAagctatattatattatagtgaTTTATATTATCAAACTATAATTATTGCAGATTTGTATTATAATGATTGTACATTTATATTGAACATATAACAATGATAAACTACAAAACAAAACACATATCatctaaaaaaaaaacaaaataaaagactAAGACATAATTTCAAAACAAAGCACACTAAACAAAACAAGTTCAGATGTGACCAAAACACAGAACAAGTCCAGATTTGACAAAAACACAGCACAAGTCCAATAATAAACCAAAGCATGAACATAAAAATTATCACTGAATACCCAATTTACTAACTAAACTCATCTAATATACtagtaaaattcatatatcattaaCAGAAATTAATCATTCACAGGTATGCTAATTGAATAAACACAAAACTGCAAGTTTCACACACAACTACTAAAATCAGCATCTCCATATCTACATAGTTAATCACACACAACTACTAAAATCAGCATCTCCATATCTACATAGTTAATCACACACAACTACTAAAATCAGCATCTCCATATCTACATAGTTAATCGAACAATAAAACTAAAGCAATCACCTTGATTATcactgattttgatgagatCTTTTGTTATCATCGTACACAGATTATAAAATCAACACCTCCAAAACTGTTTTTGATTTCGATTTCTACAGCTGGCGAAGATGTGGAGCAAAGAAGATATAGCATCGGTAGACGAAATTTACGCGAGAGAGAGGATCGATAACACCGAGAGAGACAATCGTTAGCAGCGGAGAGAAGAGATTTCAAAGAAAATCTATtagtagagagagaaacattTGAGAGAGAAAGTTATATCCGTTAATGGCAGCTGATCGATAAAATCTCTGtgtttttcctttttttataTCAACTAAATGGATGGCCAAGATTAAAAGCtgctaaattataatcaaaggTGCTgattagtttttagtttttacaaaaattggggtttgtatttgatcatcccctatatatatatatatatatatatatatatatatatatatatatataatcattacattgatttttactaaaaatttcatatctcaattttaaattatcatatacacaaatatatttttattaaaaagattaaatttataaaattataaaatgaaaCATATTATTAAATGACTGGTATTattctttaatttattatttttctagaaACGACTAACTTAATTTGTTATAAATTCATTCATGAGAATATAGaccatgacaaaaaaaaaattataaaccaaTTTTTCTTACCGTTTAAGCCAAATTAGGCGTTAAAGGTGCCCGTTTCTGAAAATTactattcagatgctgatttttgaaaaaaaatcctttGGAAGTACAGCAgcagtagtagtagtagttgaATTGAGTGGCTATGCCAAATGCAATATTCTGGCAGAGTAAAAAGCTCATGTACAATTCAATTATTAGATAATTTGTGTGATGATGTTAATTGCTTCCTTAAAATGAATTCAAAAATGAATTGATATTTCTTCGGACAGTGACAAAACTAAGGGTGAGCGTGACAAGATAAATTGCAGTAGTAGGTGGATTGAGAGGCTGCGATTTATATAAAGCTCACGTAAACTACAGTTCTGGTACTTGCACAGATCAAGCTGAGAACCACAAACAGTACACGTCAGCAGGGTAGGTTTGCCAATACGAACACAACAATTATGTGAAAAAGTTTGTTACAAAATTTGCATTACATTATTTCTCAGAATTTCCATAATGAAAGGCCTATAAAAAGGAAGAGAAACCAGAAGTTTTacataaggaaaaaaaaagatggAGGTTGAGAGAGTGCAGGCCATTTCAAAGATGTCCAGCTGCATGGACACAATTCCGTCAGATTACGTAAGGTCGGAAAATGAACAGCCTGCGGCGACAACAATGCAAGGGGTTGTCCTTGAGGTTCCGGTGATTGATCTTGGATCAGCAGACGAGGAAAACGTTGTGAGGTTAATCACGGAGGCGGCCCAGGAGTGGGGAATATTTCAAGTGGTGAACCATGGAATACCGGATGAGGCTATTGCCAAGTTGCAGAAAGTTGGCAAGGAGTTTTTTGAGCTGCCACAAGAAGAGAAAGAAGTGATTGCTAAGCCTGAGGGATATCAAGGAGTGGAGGGTTATGGTACAAAGCTACAGAAAGAAGTTGGAGGGAAAAAGGGTTGGGTTGATCATTTGTTCCATATTATTTGGCCTCAATCTGCTGTTAATTACCATTTCTGGCCTAAAAATCCACCTCTTTACAGGTAATTTCACTTCTGCTACCTCTTacattcataaaattataacaattaaTGTCTTTTTATTATGGTTTTTCTGGAAAAAAATTCTGTTCTAGAACGCTACAACAATTTTCGCACCCTGCAACAAAAAGTTCGCGACTTAGCGGGAATATTCCGTTGCTAAACCCGTCGGGATATATAAGCGGCAATATTTTGCGCCAAAGTTAGCGACATCAGAGATCCGTTGTTACCTATTCCGTCACTATTTTGTCGGGACGGCAACACCGgagttttttaaaattgcatTCCGGTGGTAAATTGCCGTCAGTAAACCGCTAGCAAAATGTCGTTATTACTCATTGTCGAATCGCCTATTATAAGACGTTATTACGTTAGCAGTTAACGACGGATATGTTTCCATTGCTAAATTCAATTGCATTACTTTGATTATTCTAGTAGTGGAAGCTGGGTTCaggaatttaataaaaaactaaaaatagacAAAGGTCTTGGAGGAAAAGGTAtgttaaaactaaaaaagtaaAAGGTTAACATTAAATTTGCACAATTTTACCCGATGACATGAGTAGTGAATTGTAGACTCTGTTTAGTTTGTCCTCAAATCTATATGAATATACAGTTGCCTTTTATAGAAGTTTCATGTAAAATATTGGCAGAGAAGCAAACGAGGAATATGCAATAGCATTGAGAGGGGTAGCGGATAAATTGTACGAGGCCTTGTCTCTGGGGATTGGCCTGGAGAGGCATGAACTGAAAGAAGCCTCAGGCGGCGATGATTTGATTTACATGTTGAAAATCAATTATTACCCCCCATGCCCTCGTCCAGATTTAGCCCTTGGAGTGGTGGCACATACTGATATGTCCGCCATCACCATTCTTGTTCCTAACGAAGTTCAAGGCCTCCAAGTCTACAAAGATGACCACTGGTATGATGTCAAGTACATTCCTAATGCACTCATTATTCATATTGGTGATCAGATAGAGGTAACTACTTATCTTAATACTTTTCATATCCTGGTTTGCTATTGCattcataaatttttgaaataatcgAGTAAAATTGTTACATAATAAGATGAGAATTATGTTTGTCTAATGTTGTTGGCGTGACAGATTATGAGTAATGGAAAGTACAAGAGCGTGTACCACCGAACTACTGTGAACAAAGACAAGACAAGAATGTCATGGCCAGTGTTTTTGGAGCCTCCACCAGAGCTGCTAACTGGACCAATCTCAAAGCTTATTACGGACCAAAATCCAGCAAAGTTTAAGACCAAAAAATATAAGGACTATGTGTATTGTAAACTCAACAAGCTTCCTCAGTGAATAATACATCTGGGTTCATATGTCCCAGAAGGCTTGTGGGTCTGGGAGGAGGGCAGGGACAAAATATTGCAGTCTATATAAATATAGATTGTGAATACTAAGGCAAGTTACTCTGTGAGGGTCAAAAATAAATTGTCATGATTATAAAAAATCTACCTTAATCAATTTTCTCTTCcattaatattctatttttcttttgtgCCCACTGCGTTAATTTACAGCAACCAGGAGAAGATTTTTTGAGTAAGAATCTTAAAACTTACATCGTCAACTTGTACATTTTATAAGTTGattatgatttatgagtaattgaacaaagaaaatatagaaaacaaacaaaatcaGACCTCTATCTCATGAAATGCACAAATATTTACATTCTGCGAGAACCAAGAAGAGGCCTGTAATGACCAAAATTATCTCTTCCTGAGAATAGGTGAGTGATGGTGTTTGTTTTTTCTTATCCtttctttctctctcctctttTCCTTTTTATCCTCTTTTATTCCTTAGTCATCCCCCTTTTTTCTCCTTTTCTGCCACCTCAATAAGTCTATGGCCTTAAGAGTAGGTGATTGGCCTAAGTCTCTTTCACAGGCAGGCAGCTGAGTCATGGAAAGGCAGGACAGGTGTAGTCACAGACAAGGGCCACGTGTCTCCTGGGAAAGCTACGGGGCTCGCGTATTATCCGTAAGGTCTGTAGGGACGGAGGGGATGGTAGGTTATAAGGCTTCGTAGCTCATGGATTCAGGTCCTACGGTCCTATAGATCTAGTCGAATTTCTGAGTCTATCATTTGCCCTCGTAGGGGTAAAGCCTTCTTTAGGAGGCTCTATTTGCAGGTGAGAAGGTACAGGAGAGTTGGCAaactttgatttatttttatttatttatatacatatattttgttAGTCAAAGACCTTTCCTCTTCTTattcttctttctttctttttttttttttttttttttttttacaccaCTAGCCGTTTTAGGGATTCACGTGGAGGGGGGGTGCGCTTATTAAGAGTGAGTGGAGGGTCCCACAAGGAgtgtttatttattcaaaaaggGGTTTCAAACTACAACCCATTTCTATTTAATTTCTCTGGAGACTCTAGGTAGGTGAAAGGGCGTGGATTAGAAGAACACGGCGACTGAAGTTAGGGTTTCATAGTCTGGGATTTTCGATACTTTCACGCATTTCAGGTAAATTTCTCTTCTCCATTCATCTTTCGCAGTCGTATTCTTATTTGTTCAATGCATGTCTATGGTCGAAAAGGGGGTTTTGTGTAAAATGGGTTTTTGGGGAGGACAATAAACAGATGATTTAGGGGAGTAATCGTTTCCCCTATGGTTGATTTGTGGGAGTGATTGGTAGGCTTGTTGTGGGGTGTTCCGTTacctcttttcttttcttttttatgtagATATCTACTGGGTGTAAGAATGGTCAAGCGTAGGTCGAGAGTTATAGAGAGTGAAGATTCTAGTGCAACTGATTCAGAGAATGACCTGTTATCGGCTTCGAGCAGTGTGAGGGATGATACTAGTGGGGATAACTCAGATTCTAAGAGTGATACGGAGAAGTCGCAGAGCGAGGAGGGTGGAGATTCATCATGCGAGGAGATTCCTATAAGTAAGTTGGTCCGAAAAAAGCCTTTAGTCGGTGGGGGGAAGCGGAAGAGGGGAGAGATTTCTCAGAGTAAAGGGAAGAGGAAGGTTGCGGAGCAGGGATTTTCGGCTCCCAAGAGAGTTAAAGCTCTGTGTATTCCTACACGGAGTTGCTTGGGGGATGCATCGGGTTGGTTAGATTGTGAGGAGAAATTCGTTATGAGTCCGCCGGGGTTTCGACGGGAAGAGTATTTCAAGACTTATGGTGCGGATTGTCGACAGGGGTCCCCTGATGCGGAGGTTACTGATAACTCTTTGAATGAATATTTGGAGACTTTAGAGCACATTAACAGGCCTTGTAATTTCGATCCCGATTATTTTCCGGTGTTGAAGGCTGCTTTTCAAATTCCTCCGGCCTATGAGGTGAGAATGCCGGAAGTAGGGGAGAAGATATACCATAGAGGTGAAGTGGGTAGGTATCCCTTTAGAGCATTTTAGGGCTGGTTTGCGGCTGCCATTGCACAGGTTTTTCTATACCCTTTTCGCTGATATGAAGTTAGCGTTAGGGCAACTAGGGCCTAACTCGATTCGAAAGATTTGTGCTTTCATAGCTAGGTGTTCGGAGCTGGGGTTGGAGCCTACGTTGTCGCTCTTTTGGTCTTTGCACCGTTTGCAGGGGTCAAGAGATTATTATCCTCTCCAAGAGTTGCACTGGGTAGGTAAAGGGTTAGGGGGTGTGCTGGTGGATGTGCCTTCGACAAATAAAGGGTGGCACGAGGAGTTTGCTATGTTTAAAGGAGGGGATCTAGGCTGTTTGCCGGGGTATAGCATCCCGGATGGGGCCCTAGGAGGAATTAAGAGATCGGAGAAGTTGAAAGAGGAGGAGGAGTTGGAGGCAAAAAAATTCGTGGGCCGGAGGTTAAAGGGTTTATGGTCGGAACGTCATTTCCGAATGGTGTCATTTCTAGTTTCACATAATTGTAAGTTCTTAATTGTGAGATTGTTCATGTTTTTGTTAGGATAGAAGATTATGTAATGTTAGTTTTATAGTGCATTGTGTTCCCTTATTCTTGTTTTAATGATTTGTTTTGTCATTTATTTTTGTCTCAGTGCTGTTGAAGGATCAACCTTACCCTGTCGGGATGAACAAGACTAAGATATTGTTCTTGGCCCAAAAACGGGCGTTGAAGGAGGATAGTGACAAGGAAGGGAGTCTTAGCGGTGCTGGAACAGGTGAAAAGGAAGTTGCTTCCGAAGGGGCGGAGGCTTCGGCACGGGGTCCGAAGGGTAGGGAGAAGCAGACTCCTTCGAAGAGAATGAGGGTGGAAATCCCAGAAAGCAGCATCAAGGGTTTCGAAGGGGGTAACCCTCTAACTCTTCCGGAAAAAGAAACTTCTCTGTTTCTGAGGGAGAATGAAGTGGTGGAGATTTCTACACTTGGAGGGGTACAAAAGTTATCTGGGGAGCCGTTGATCCCATCTCTGGCAGGGAGTGGGGCAATTGAGAAGCAGACTTTACTTCGTTTTCAAGCAGGATCTGGTTGGCTAGGGAAGGTTCCGGGTCCAACGGCCCCTACGGATGCTCTAGGGATTTTCGAGCTCGGTCCTGACTTGGAGAAGCTAGATTCCAGAAGGGATGAGGACGTTATTTCTGGGGTCAAAGATGCCTTGGGAGTGGTATGCTTCTCTTTCTTTCCTCGTTATATATGATGATCTCTTCATTCTTCccccttctctttttttttttttgatctgCGTTTGTCATTGTTTGGTCTTTTAGTTAGGAACTTTTGTGATGAATCTCACGGAACGTGTGGGAAGAAGTCGTGAGGAGGCTATTGCAGAATCTTCTCGAGCAAAACTGAAGGAGGTGGAGAGATTGGAGGCAATGAGGCAAGCAGATGAGCTAAGGGGTGCTTTGACAGGTAAGTCTAAGGAGCTTGAGGCTGAAAGGGGCAAAGTGCTGGGTTTAGAGGAGAAGCTGCGTTCTTCAGCGGAAGCTTACAAAGAAGAGGTAAAAAATGTGTCTTCGTTACGTGCGGATATCAAAAGGTTGCAAGAGGAACTTGATAAGGAGCGAGAGAAAACGAGGAAGGCACAAGAGGCTTTGGAGAAAGTGGAGAAGGAGGCAGTGGTTACATACAAAGATGCTGTTGAAAAGTACCAGAAATCAGAGGAGTTTGAGGAACTAGTAAGTGTGAAGGCCGGGTATCTTCACGAAGAGGGTTTTAATGATTGTCTCTCTTTTGTGGGGGAAGGAAATGCAGTGGATCCAACCATTCATACTGTGCAGAGCTTCAGGGCCACGGTTTTGGCAGGGATGGGCGGACAAGGCGAGGCTGTAGGGCATTGAACTTAGTGATAATTTTTGCGAATGTTCTCAATGGTGTATTGGTTGTTTTTGGTGACTTTGCTCTAGACTGTGTTTATGTTATCCATTTTGCTTAGGTGTAACGATGACTGTTTAATTTTTGCTTCAGCTAGTTTTATACTAAAGTTTTTTGCTGTATTTGcctcaaaaatatatttctggGTTGTGGATTCATCTTGTCAGGATTCATGTTTTACTCAAATTTTAAGGGGCATTTTGCTGCATTTTGCTGTTTCACTTTTATATGTTGTTGGTTGCCCTTCGAAAATGGGAATAATCTTTTAGGTTATTTCTTCTGTACTTGTGCTAGGGATCAGTGTAGGGTTAAAAATATGGGACCGTAGCGATTTAAAGGCTCCATAGGATGGTCGTATATGGAGTGTTCCACAGGCTGCAACCAGAAATAAGTTGCAGAGGAGGGTGGTATGGGCTATGTAGGACCGTAGGGCCGTAGGGCCTTAGGGGTCAAATAGACTGGGAAGTAAGTTAAAGTGTGACCACGCATGTTGGCCATAGGATCGTAGGGCCATAGGGCCTTAAGGGTTCGTTAACCGGGCTGTAGGCAAAATGTAATTACACATGTTAGCCAGAGCTACATAGGACCGTAGGGCCTTAAGGGTGAATAGACCGGGCCGTAGTCAAAGTGTAACTACATATGTTGGCTAGAGGTATGTAGGACCGTAGGGCCCTAAGGGTCAATAGACCGGGCCGTAGTCAAAGTGTAACTACATATGTTGGCCATAGGCGTAACGTAGGAATTTAAGCAGACAGAGTATATTAGGTGATTGATATTTTACAAGCAGGTGTGTTAGGTATGTACATAGCCGCACTTCACCTAAAACATACTCCTGAAAACGATAAAAACGTCTAACAGTACCCTTACTGATAGAATCGGCGTAGGTGAGAGATATGCCAGATGTTGGGTATAGGGTCGCCGTTCATGTGAGTGAGGGTATAAGTTCCTTGACCTTTAACTTGTTGGACAATGTAAGGTCCTTCCAAGGAGGGGTCTAGTTTGCGAGTGTGTGTAGggtctgaagcctgagtggctCGAAGGACTTCGTCGCCAGGTTGTAAGCTTCGAGGTTTGACTTTTCGGAAATATTGCGCAGTTTGGTTCTTGTAATTCGCCATTCGGATGGTTGCTTTGTCGCGCAATTCAGGGA
Coding sequences:
- the LOC108221899 gene encoding flavonol synthase/flavanone 3-hydroxylase, which produces MEVERVQAISKMSSCMDTIPSDYVRSENEQPAATTMQGVVLEVPVIDLGSADEENVVRLITEAAQEWGIFQVVNHGIPDEAIAKLQKVGKEFFELPQEEKEVIAKPEGYQGVEGYGTKLQKEVGGKKGWVDHLFHIIWPQSAVNYHFWPKNPPLYREANEEYAIALRGVADKLYEALSLGIGLERHELKEASGGDDLIYMLKINYYPPCPRPDLALGVVAHTDMSAITILVPNEVQGLQVYKDDHWYDVKYIPNALIIHIGDQIEIMSNGKYKSVYHRTTVNKDKTRMSWPVFLEPPPELLTGPISKLITDQNPAKFKTKKYKDYVYCKLNKLPQ
- the LOC108221894 gene encoding uncharacterized protein LOC108221894, whose product is MKLALGQLGPNSIRKICAFIARCSELGLEPTLSLFWSLHRLQGSRDYYPLQELHWVGKGLGGVLVDVPSTNKGWHEEFAMFKGGDLGCLPGYSIPDGALGGIKRSEKLKEEEELEAKKFVGRRLKGLWSERHFRMVSFLVSHNLLLKDQPYPVGMNKTKILFLAQKRALKEDSDKEGSLSGAGTGEKEVASEGAEASARGPKGREKQTPSKRMRVEIPESSIKGFEGGNPLTLPEKETSLFLRENEVVEISTLGGVQKLSGEPLIPSLAGSGAIEKQTLLRFQAGSGWLGKVPGPTAPTDALGIFELGPDLEKLDSRRDEDVISGVKDALGVLGTFVMNLTERVGRSREEAIAESSRAKLKEVERLEAMRQADELRGALTGKSKELEAERGKVLGLEEKLRSSAEAYKEEVKNVSSLRADIKRLQEELDKEREKTRKAQEALEKVEKEAVVTYKDAVEKYQKSEEFEELVSVKAGYLHEEGFNDCLSFVGEGNAVDPTIHTVQSFRATVLAGMGGQGEAVGH